Proteins from a single region of Aerococcus viridans:
- the ftsH gene encoding ATP-dependent zinc metalloprotease FtsH, with protein MSKNRKQNKNRKKGFNFGNSPNGGGYFNFMNAFWWIILVILGLNLLFPAITGMQVEEVPYSSFVSQVDAGQVESVEINQYDLTWTAETDGETQVYTTGKVDDPDLVNRLESNNVTYQTEIYQPTSPFISFLLTFILPFAVIYWLMRKLMQKMTGSSDSKIDLSGGGFGGMNFGKSDAKIYVKSDNSRNFKDVAGQDEAKESLVEVVDYLKEPKKYQEIGAQAPRGVLLVGPPGTGKTLMAKAVAGEAGVPFFSIAGSEFVEMFVGRGAAKVRDLFKQANDKAPCIVFIDEIDTIGKSRDNSYSTNDEREQTLNQLLTEMDGFEGDKGVIILAATNRPESLDKALLRPGRFDRQVSMELPDLKGREEILRVHAKEYKMGQNIDYRYIARATAGASGADLANIINEAGLRAVRNKHKEISQIDLDESVDVVLAGQIKKNDILSPEERRVVSYHEIGHALVAARQSGSAPVEKITIIPRTSGALGYTMQVETGEKSLYTKQELYNQLMTLAGGRAAEEVVFGEITTGASNDIEKMTKIARSMVTQYGMSDTFGMMQLESRTNRYLSDNTQSQVSGGTAEKADQEVIELIKRAHQEAGEILMNNREKLDELSEYLIQEETITGQQFMQILNK; from the coding sequence ATGAGCAAAAATAGAAAACAGAATAAAAATCGGAAGAAAGGGTTTAATTTTGGAAACTCACCTAATGGTGGTGGTTATTTCAACTTTATGAATGCCTTTTGGTGGATAATATTGGTAATCCTTGGTTTGAATTTATTATTCCCAGCCATTACTGGGATGCAGGTAGAAGAAGTTCCTTATTCTTCATTTGTGAGCCAAGTAGATGCTGGCCAGGTAGAAAGTGTTGAAATTAATCAATATGATTTAACTTGGACCGCTGAAACGGACGGCGAAACGCAAGTATATACCACTGGTAAGGTGGATGATCCTGATTTAGTTAACCGTTTGGAATCGAACAATGTGACTTACCAAACGGAAATCTATCAACCAACGTCACCATTTATCTCATTCTTACTGACCTTTATTTTACCGTTTGCTGTGATTTATTGGTTAATGCGTAAACTAATGCAGAAGATGACAGGTAGTTCTGATTCTAAGATTGACCTTTCAGGTGGTGGCTTTGGTGGCATGAACTTTGGCAAATCAGATGCCAAAATTTATGTGAAATCAGATAATTCACGAAACTTTAAAGATGTGGCTGGCCAAGATGAAGCCAAAGAGTCTTTGGTTGAAGTGGTAGATTACTTGAAGGAACCGAAGAAATACCAAGAAATTGGTGCCCAAGCACCGCGTGGTGTCTTACTAGTAGGTCCTCCTGGGACAGGTAAAACTTTGATGGCCAAAGCCGTTGCTGGTGAAGCTGGTGTCCCATTCTTCTCTATCGCAGGTTCTGAATTTGTTGAGATGTTTGTTGGACGAGGGGCAGCTAAAGTGCGTGACCTCTTTAAACAAGCCAACGATAAAGCGCCATGTATCGTATTCATTGATGAGATTGATACTATTGGTAAATCTCGTGACAATTCTTATTCAACCAATGACGAACGTGAGCAGACTTTAAACCAGTTGCTTACTGAAATGGATGGGTTCGAAGGCGACAAGGGTGTTATCATCCTAGCTGCAACTAACCGCCCTGAATCATTAGATAAAGCCTTGTTACGTCCTGGCCGTTTTGACCGTCAAGTGTCTATGGAATTGCCTGACTTAAAAGGCCGTGAAGAAATTCTTCGTGTCCACGCTAAAGAATATAAGATGGGTCAAAATATCGATTACCGTTACATTGCCCGTGCGACTGCTGGGGCATCCGGAGCAGACCTTGCCAATATCATTAACGAAGCGGGGCTGCGTGCCGTTCGTAACAAGCACAAGGAAATTAGTCAAATAGACTTGGATGAATCGGTAGATGTTGTCTTAGCTGGTCAAATCAAGAAGAACGATATCTTATCGCCAGAAGAACGTCGCGTCGTTTCTTACCACGAAATTGGTCACGCCCTTGTTGCGGCCCGACAATCTGGTTCAGCGCCAGTTGAGAAGATTACAATTATACCGCGTACGTCAGGTGCCCTTGGGTATACCATGCAGGTTGAAACTGGTGAGAAATCACTTTACACCAAACAAGAGTTGTACAATCAATTGATGACCCTTGCAGGTGGACGTGCTGCTGAAGAAGTGGTCTTTGGTGAAATCACTACCGGGGCTTCAAATGATATTGAAAAAATGACGAAAATTGCCCGTTCTATGGTCACTCAATACGGGATGTCGGATACTTTCGGCATGATGCAATTGGAAAGTCGTACTAATCGATACTTGTCTGACAATACACAGAGTCAGGTATCCGGTGGTACCGCTGAAAAAGCAGATCAAGAAGTTATTGAATTGATTAAACGTGCCCATCAAGAAGCCGGCGAAATCTTGATGAATAACCGCGAAAAATTGGATGAGCTGTCTGAATACTTAATTCAGGAAGAAACCATTACCGGTCAACAATTCATGCAAATTTTAAATAAATAA
- a CDS encoding ABC-F family ATP-binding cassette domain-containing protein: protein MKDYKALNWSKTYGMKQLLNDVSFLIREGQHVGLVGANGSGKTTLLNIIAGKSSLDQGQIEHPKDFTVGIVTQDPELDESQTIFEAVYHSESPIVQLVGRYEEITLDLQLDPENSRLQKKFQQIEQEMNAQNAWTLDTTIQTILSKLGIHDLTQEVKVLSGGQRKRVGLAKVLIEEPDLLLMDEPTNHLDFEMVEWLENYIANYKKSVLVVTHDRYFLDQITTHIFALDRGDLKQYEGNYQIYLEKLQSEHEIEAATMAKQKKLYKSELAWMRKGAKARTTKQQARIHRFENLKEKVSQTTDDSELTVDLDTQRLGNKVLEFDNLTVGYPNKPLITNINLLLQNKERIGIIGDNGAGKTTFLNTIAGIQAPLSGEVKTGETVRIAYFQQIPTDLPEDKRVINYVQEIASEYVYDDGTQASAAQMLEQFLFPRESHGMLIGTLSGGERKRLYLLKILMTRPNVLLLDEPTNDLDIDTLSVLEDYLETFQGTVITVSHDRYFLDKVVEKLIIVDSLDNTVQLFYGNYHDYRDAMKEAKNQSSQSQKVASQSKQNNQATELVTEEAPKAKRMSWQEKKDWAVIESEIEQLEMDIEAIDQAMNENGNDYGKLSELQLEKDSKENSLLEKMTYWEYLSTLEN from the coding sequence ATGAAAGATTATAAAGCGTTAAATTGGTCGAAAACATATGGCATGAAACAACTATTGAATGATGTTTCCTTTTTAATTAGAGAAGGGCAACACGTTGGTTTGGTCGGGGCCAATGGTTCAGGTAAGACCACCTTATTAAATATTATTGCGGGGAAATCTAGCCTAGATCAAGGGCAGATCGAACATCCAAAAGATTTTACAGTGGGTATTGTCACTCAAGACCCAGAGCTAGATGAAAGCCAAACGATTTTTGAGGCCGTGTATCACTCTGAAAGTCCCATCGTCCAATTAGTTGGTCGGTATGAAGAAATTACCTTAGACTTGCAATTAGATCCAGAAAATAGCCGATTACAAAAGAAATTTCAGCAGATTGAGCAAGAAATGAATGCGCAAAACGCTTGGACTTTGGATACGACAATCCAAACGATTTTATCTAAATTAGGTATTCATGACCTAACCCAAGAAGTGAAAGTCTTGTCTGGGGGCCAGCGGAAACGTGTCGGTTTGGCTAAAGTTTTGATTGAAGAACCGGATTTGTTACTGATGGACGAACCTACCAACCACTTGGATTTTGAAATGGTGGAATGGTTAGAAAATTACATTGCTAACTACAAGAAATCAGTCTTAGTTGTAACCCATGACCGGTACTTCTTAGACCAAATTACAACACATATCTTTGCCTTGGACCGGGGCGACTTGAAGCAATATGAGGGTAATTACCAAATTTATTTGGAAAAATTGCAGTCTGAGCATGAAATTGAAGCAGCAACTATGGCGAAACAAAAGAAACTGTATAAGAGTGAGTTGGCTTGGATGCGTAAAGGGGCAAAAGCTAGAACCACTAAACAACAAGCCCGTATTCACCGTTTTGAAAACTTGAAAGAGAAAGTCAGTCAAACAACAGATGATAGCGAATTAACAGTGGACTTGGATACACAACGATTGGGTAATAAAGTCCTTGAATTCGATAACTTAACGGTAGGTTACCCAAATAAACCCTTAATCACCAATATCAATCTATTATTACAGAATAAAGAGCGAATCGGGATAATCGGGGATAATGGGGCTGGTAAAACGACCTTCCTAAATACCATTGCTGGCATACAAGCGCCACTTTCAGGTGAAGTAAAAACGGGTGAAACGGTCCGCATCGCCTACTTCCAACAAATCCCTACTGATCTACCAGAAGACAAACGGGTGATCAACTACGTGCAAGAAATTGCTTCTGAGTACGTTTATGATGATGGGACCCAAGCATCTGCAGCACAAATGCTAGAGCAATTCTTGTTTCCCCGAGAATCCCATGGCATGTTAATTGGCACTCTATCAGGTGGGGAAAGAAAACGACTGTACCTATTGAAGATATTGATGACAAGACCCAATGTCTTACTTTTAGACGAGCCGACAAACGATTTAGATATTGATACCTTATCGGTATTAGAAGACTACCTAGAGACCTTCCAGGGGACTGTGATTACCGTTTCCCATGATCGGTATTTCCTAGACAAGGTGGTTGAGAAACTTATCATTGTAGATAGTTTGGACAATACAGTACAATTATTCTACGGCAACTACCATGACTATAGAGACGCCATGAAAGAAGCAAAAAATCAATCCAGTCAATCGCAAAAAGTGGCCAGTCAAAGTAAACAAAACAACCAAGCTACTGAGCTAGTGACAGAAGAAGCGCCAAAAGCGAAGCGGATGTCTTGGCAAGAAAAGAAGGATTGGGCCGTTATTGAGAGTGAAATTGAGCAATTGGAAATGGATATCGAAGCCATTGACCAGGCAATGAACGAAAATGGAAATGATTACGGCAAACTATCTGAATTGCAATTAGAGAAAGATAGCAAAGAAAACAGTTTGCTCGAAAAAATGACTTACTGGGAATACCTGTCTACATTAGAAAATTAG
- a CDS encoding thymidylate synthase: MILAKQYLDFLQHILDNGQDKSDRTGVGTRSVFGYQMRFDLREGFPLLTTKKVPFGLIKSELLWFLKGDTNIRYLLENNNHIWDEWAFKRWVESDAYQGPDMTDFGLRADADPEFKKVYQEVKQEFCQRVLEDDDFAKEFGELGNVYGKQWRHWETREGDSIDQIANIIDQLKHNPDSRRIMLSAWNPEDVPDMALPPCHTMSQFYVQDGKLSCQLYQRSGDAFLGVPFNIASYALLTHLLAREAGLEVGDYVHTFGDAHIYNNHFDQVYEQLSRQPLDLPTLEIGGEGKSIFDLEKDDIKVKGYKAHDAIKAPVAV; the protein is encoded by the coding sequence ATGATTTTGGCAAAGCAATACTTAGATTTTCTACAACACATTTTAGATAATGGGCAAGATAAGAGCGACCGTACGGGGGTAGGTACCAGATCAGTTTTCGGTTACCAAATGCGTTTTGATTTAAGGGAAGGATTTCCTTTATTAACGACTAAAAAAGTACCTTTTGGTTTAATCAAGAGTGAATTGTTATGGTTCCTAAAAGGGGATACCAATATCCGCTATTTACTAGAAAATAACAACCACATCTGGGATGAATGGGCTTTTAAACGCTGGGTTGAATCAGATGCTTATCAAGGACCAGATATGACGGACTTTGGTTTACGAGCTGACGCTGACCCAGAATTTAAAAAGGTCTACCAAGAAGTGAAACAAGAATTTTGCCAACGCGTCCTAGAAGATGATGATTTCGCTAAAGAATTTGGTGAATTAGGTAATGTTTACGGTAAACAATGGCGTCATTGGGAAACGCGTGAGGGTGATTCCATTGACCAAATCGCTAATATTATCGACCAATTGAAACATAACCCAGATTCACGTCGGATTATGCTTTCAGCCTGGAATCCAGAAGATGTGCCTGATATGGCTTTACCACCTTGTCATACAATGAGTCAATTCTACGTTCAAGATGGTAAGTTATCTTGCCAACTCTACCAACGTTCTGGCGATGCCTTCCTAGGTGTACCATTCAATATCGCCTCTTATGCTTTATTAACACATTTATTGGCACGTGAGGCAGGATTAGAGGTTGGTGACTATGTTCATACCTTTGGCGATGCGCATATTTACAACAACCATTTTGACCAAGTATATGAACAATTAAGTCGTCAACCACTTGACCTACCAACTTTAGAAATTGGTGGCGAAGGTAAATCCATCTTTGATCTAGAAAAAGATGATATTAAAGTTAAAGGTTATAAAGCTCATGATGCAATTAAGGCACCAGTAGCGGTATAA